The following are encoded in a window of Phragmites australis chromosome 22, lpPhrAust1.1, whole genome shotgun sequence genomic DNA:
- the LOC133905324 gene encoding uncharacterized protein LOC133905324: protein MGDEDGESEERVLSHGDVVLIRSDLAILRGPRFINDRIIAFYLAHLSSVDDLLLLPPSIPYLLANLPDPASVADPLRLASRRLVLLPVNDNPDVSLPEGGSHWTLLVLDNTSPCGPRFVHHDSLQGAPNLPVARRLADAIRPLLLSSSRTVPLVEGPTPRQPNGYDCGVYVMAVARAICAWWTNWRGGGGSCDCDWFEAVRREVNAESVKAMRAELLQLITRLIQDKNKANSRQALTDYEFIFYNSSVSEFLSYIICAACLLLKCSSDSNQHTVRKADLTSIYPLVSIPNSLTLLLTCTLTTFSFSSPQLPSFPLHCFYQSTAATTHKTKCKMHDHEKIAALKPVASRPFSSFKSFSKLFKNFTAAGSPPITVLEETNLIRPKTTRFTSLPSDLPSEITATILQDAGSGTILEEMEVDTEQVVSCDHLTTCHTVRKPMVSMKNRLSYDGYNWRKYGQKQVKGSKFPRSYYKCTHPSCPVKRKVETTIDGQIAEIVYNGEHNHPKPHPPRKPMSSTSTEVVVTDVHGTDDAGVESQIGASGGSSNCFDEFGKMSELTDNKKRRY, encoded by the exons ATGGGCGACGAGGACGGCGAATCGGAGGAGAGGGTTCTGAGCCACGGCGACGTGGTGCTCATCCGCTCCGACCTCGCCATCCTCCGCGGGCCCCGCTTCATCAACGACCGCATCATCGCCTTCTACTTGGCCCACCTCTCATCCGTCGACGACCTCCTGCTGCTCCCGCCCTCCATCCCCTACCTCCTCGCCAACCTCCCCGACCCCGCCTCCGTCGCCGACCCGCTCCGCCTGGCCTCCCGCCGCCTCGTGCTGCTCCCCGTCAACGACAACCCCGACGTCTCCCTCCCCGAGGGCGGCTCCCACTGGACCCTCCTCGTCCTCGACAACACCAGCCCCTGCGGTCCCCGCTTCGTCCACCACGACAGCCTCCAAGGCGCACCCAACCTCCCCGTCGCGCGCCGCCTCGCGGACGCGATCCGCCCCCTGCTCCTTTCGAGTTCGAGGACGGTCCCGCTCGTCGAGGGGCCCACCCCGAGGCAGCCCAATGGCTACGACTGCGGCGTCTACGTCATGGCGGTCGCCAGGGCCATCTGCGCCTGGTGGACCAACTGGCGTGGAGGGGGAGGAAGCTGCGATTGCGATTGGTTTGAGGCGGTGAGGAGGGAGGTGAACGCTGAGAGCGTCAAGGCCATGAGGGCCGAGCTGCTGCAACTAATCACTCGCCTCATCCAAGACAAGAACAAGGCCAATTCAAGACAAGCACTCACCGACT ATGAATTCATCTTCTA CAATTCCAGTGTTTCAGAATTTCTTAGCTACATCATATGTGCTGCATGTCTCTTACTGAAGTGTTCCAGTGACTCG AACCAGCATACAGTGAGGAAGGCAGATCTGACATCTATCTACCCCCTTGTGTCCATACCTAACAGTCTTACACTCTTACTTACATGCACCCTAACCAccttctctttctcctctcctcAACTCCCTTCTTTCCCCTTGCATTGTTTCTACCAGTCTACAGCTGCAACAACGCACAAGACTAAG TGCAAGATGCATGATCACGAGAAGATTGCTGCTCTGAAGCCTGTGGCCTCCAGACCTTTCTCCAGCTTCAAATCCTTCTCAAAGCTCTTTAAAAACTTCACTGCCGCTGGTTCCCCACCAATCACCGTCCTGGAGGAGACGAATCTAATTAGGCCAAAGACCACACGGTTCACATCGCTACCGAGTGATCTTCCGTCAGAAATTACTGCAACCATA TTGCAGGATGCCGGTTCAGGTACCATACTTGAAGAGATGGAAGTAGATACAGAACAGGTCGTCTCTTGTGACCATCTGACAACATGCCACACTGTCAGGAAGCCTATGGTCAGTATGAAGAACCGTTTGTCATATGATGGCTACAACTGGAGAAAGTATGGGCAGAAGCAGGTGAAAGGGAGCAAGTTCCCGCGGAGCTACTACAAGTGCACTCACCCAAGCTGCCCTGTCAAGAGGAAGGTGGAGACGACAATAGATGGCCAGATTGCTGAAATTGTATACAACGGTGAGCACAACCACCCCAAGCCTCATCCTCCCAGGAAGCCAATGTCATCGACAAGTACAGAGGTTGTGGTTACTGACGTGCATGGTACTGACGATGCCGGAGTAGAAAGCCAGATAGGAGCATCCGGAGGCAGTTCTAATTGCTTTGACGAATTTGGAAAAATGAGTGAGCTCACTGACAACAAGAAAAG GAGATACTAG
- the LOC133904427 gene encoding protein TONNEAU 1a-like, which produces MDDYAREMMELKTLVTRTLEKKGVLAKIRAELRASVFEAIEEEDRVVENDDGGNPALLGSCNDRAKQLHASPSGRLLTALVCEYLEWAQLSHTMKVYLPECNLPKDFWKNELKDFSNKGGAEGSRSAESGPMLLDVLEGYLKYENLSQTRMGGRRMIPSESDPVPNAEHRNMRRPPSSSVGSLPPMGRPMSSSQTSDRRGGSSGSSTRKDEYNWRYDADEISEEVLRASTALENVQLDRKSRNLPTSWRHSGDGTE; this is translated from the exons ATGGACGACTACGCGCGGGAGATGATGGAGCTCAAGACGCTCGTCACCCGAACCCTCGAGAAGAAGGGCGTCCTCGCCAAGATCAGG GCTGAGCTGAGAGCAAGTGTGTTTGAGGCCATAGAAGAGGAGGATCGTGTGGTAGAGAATGATGATGGTGGGAATCCAGCTTTGCTTGGTAGCTGCAATGACCGAGCTAagcaattgcatgcttcaccttCAG GTAGGTTATTAACAGCACTTGTATGCGAATACTTGGAGTGGGCCCAGCTAAGTCATACAATGAAAGTTTACTTGCCAGAATGTAATCTG CCCAAGGACTTCTGGAAGAATGAACTGAAAGATTTTTCTAACAAAGGTGGAGCTGAAGGGAGCAGGAGTGCTGAAAGTGGTCCCATGCTTTTAGATGTTCTCGAAGGTTATTTGAAATATGAG AATTTGTCTCAAACAAGGATGGGCGGTAGGAGAATGATCCCTTCTGAGTCTGATCCAGTACCAAACGCTGAACACCGGAACATGAGGAGGCCGCCATCATCTTCGGTTGGGAGCCTGCCTCCTATGGGAAG GCCAATGTCATCATCACAGACATCAG ACCGCAGAGGGGGGTCTTCAGGTTCCAGTACGAGGAAAGATGAGTACAACTGGAGATACGATGCGGACGAGATATCTGAGGAGGTACTCCGGGCATCGACAGCTCTAGAAAACGTCCAATTAGACCGGAAATCTCGCAATCTGCCAACATCTTGGAG GCATTCAGGGGATGGAACCGAGTAG
- the LOC133904428 gene encoding uncharacterized protein LOC133904428, with the protein MMTMSDNGDRTCPLCAEEMDITDQQLKPCKCGYDICVWCWHHIIDMAEKEETEGRCPACRTRYDKDRIGKMAATCERTVAEKVAEKKQKTQKVKPKAPAPATVEAKKHLASVRVIQRNLVYIIGLPANLCNESVLERREYFGQYGKVLKVSVSRPTGPPSQQASANNNISVYITYAKEEEAIRCIQAVHNFVLEGKVLRACFGTTKYCHAWLRNMTCGNPDCLYLHDVGSQQDSFTKDEIISAYTRTRLPQMASSVSQRRAGTILPPPADDSSYSTVASARHTVKNGTLNATNQPRLSPPNSSSGRSTLPPAASWGHRDFNSRTTATGVTSSQSLTKSKSEPQSSSTISSTRIPSSWNDDTSTVPNMSEVWQVSEQDSASKTVKPYKPGIAKETQALSSLESSVDIDFSTIPSAWNDDDIVVSDGMSKGSEENQVANGNGKRTHVVSTSPMSPKKDTTVNSTSKSPSDFVSSLVASKSDVKTDDGDHPVTNIAPKSPTLEDIGPRDSDIEKLAVRISSVILDGEDEVQSMAGDQQLDAVPYTSVAVPMGQNFDKDQSHLKLAELLPSENKDTVRSCQYSSDKHLDWSSELQSCSMTPLNDIVNSSMNSDKHHITLLDGSVLPSYSSFTRFSNTSHASLWNDKESNPTLTIGSGTSSMMQTGLLSSTDNTYDLLNGNQDGRGTVNTLGNVSGHPGMESHQPGAMGSVRTDSVRSFDKTVNVNKDENRIISDILSSEFNPWDDSYSTANNFVRMLRESENNDVPFTVPSWKSGTSSKESRFSFARQDNQGNFLDSSFRNCGHQQNFSLLSQNSHGHVCQNGLASHSLENDFSNSNPLALSDMATTGTSRSKVSAPPGFSVPARVPPPGFSSGFPSQDGLNPPPGFSSGISSQDGSIPPPRFPSAFSSGISSREGSNPLPRFPSAFSSGFSSQHGPNPPSRFPPTFSSGFSSQDGSNQVFGSTYLETRFRDNLLGGNTNHYQPQLARHTSDIEFIDPAILAVGKGRMPGIGDSGLEMKNTPGFPAQLQTSNSDPRIQLLMQQNVQSHQNMRFTEHSEDAFNLMNDNYLASRLLPQNHGSLSPYAQMPPQQTRNSQHTNGHWDGWSDLRQGNNTPMSDMSRMLYPTEANNLHMLGSNDVYNRAFGM; encoded by the exons AT GATGACCATGAGCGACAACGGAGACCGCACCTGCCCGCTCTGTGCCGAGGAGATGGACATCACTGACCAGCAGCTCAAGCCATGCAAATGCGGCTACGAT ATTTGTGTCTGGTGCTGGCACCACATCATAGATATGGCTGAGAAGGAGGAAACAGAGGGCCGCTGCCCTGCATGCCGCACGCGCTACGATAAGGACAGGATTGGCAAGATGGCTGCCACTTGTGAGAG GACGGTGGCAGAGAAAGTTGCagagaagaagcagaagacccaaAAGGTCAAACCAAAGGCACCTGCACCAGCAACTGTGGAAGCTAAGAAGCATCTGGCAAGTGTCAGGGTCATCCAGAGAAACCTGGTGTACATAATTGGGCTACCTGCAAATTTATGCAATGAGAGT gtACTTGAGCGCAGGGAATACTTTGGTCAGTATGGGAAGGTTCTGAAGGTTTCAGTTTCTCGCCCGACTGGGCCTCCTTCCCAGCAGGCATCAGCAAACAACAATATCAGTGT GTATATTACTTATGCCAAAGAAGAAGAGgccatccggtgtatacaagcTGTACACAATTTTGTCTTGGAAGGAAAAGTTTTAAG AGCATGCTTTGGTACTACGAAGTATTGCCATGCATGGCTGCGGAACATG aCATGTGGGAATCCAGATTGTCTCTATTTGCATGACGTAGGCAGTCAGCAAGATAGCTTCACTAAAGATGAGATCATCTCAGCATATACGAG GACTAGGCTGCCTCAGATGGCATCCAGTGTTTCACAAAGACGTGCAGGGACTATATTGCCTCCTCCAGCAGACGATTCCTCTTACAGCACGGTGGCTTCAGCCAGGCATACAGTCAAGAATGGAACACTT AATGCCACCAACCAGCCCAGACTTTCACCTCCAAACAGTAGTTCTGGGAGGTCCACACTTCCACCAGCTGCTTCGTG GGGGCATCGTGACTTTAATTCCAGAACAACAGCTACTGGGGTGACATCATCACAGTCTCTTACAAAATCAAAATCAGAGCCACAAAGTTCTTCAACGATTTCAAGTACAAGAATACCTTCTTCATGGAATGACGATACAAGTACAGTACCAAACATGTCTGAAGTATGGCAAGTGTCGGAACAAGATAGTGCATCTAAAACCGTGAAGCCATATAAGCCTGGTATTGCCAAGGAAACACAAGCTCTATCATCACTGGAGTCGTCGGTGGACATAGACTTCTCCACAATACCTTCAGCTTGGAATGATGATGACATTGTAGTATCAGATGGGATGTCAAAAGGAAGCGAGGAAAATCAAGTTGCGAATGGAAATGGAAAGCGAACCCATGTAGTGTCTACGTCACCAATGTCACCTAAGAAAGACACAACAGTAAACAGTACCAGCAAAAGTCCTTCGGATTTTGTATCAAGTCTAGTAGCATCTAAATCAGACGTAAAGACTGATGATGGTGACCACCCAGTTACCAATATTGCTCCTAAAAGCCCTACATTAGAAGATATTGGACCTAGGGACTCTGATATTGAGAAGCTAGCTGTTCGGATATCTTCAGTAATATTAGATGGCGAAGATGAGGTTCAGAGTATGGCAGGAGATCAACAACTAGATGCAGTACCATACACTTCTGTTGCGGTGCCCATGGGTCAGAATTTTGACAAGGACCAATCTCATTTGAAGCTTGCTGAGCTCCTGCCTTCAGAAAATAAGGATACTGTTCGTTCTTGTCAATATAGTTCTGATAAGCATCTTGATTGGAGTTCAGAGCTGCAAAGTTGTAGTATGACTCCTTTGAATGATATAGTAAATTCTTCAATGAACTCTGACAAACACCATATTACGCTGCTGGATGGTTCAGTACTACCATCATATTCATCATTTACCCGTTTTTCTAATACATCACATGCTTCATTGTGGAATGATAAAGAAAGTAACCCTACATTGACGATTGGCAGTGGAACTTCCTCGATGATGCAGACCGGGTTGTTGTCTTCAACCGACAACACTTATGACTTGTTAAATGGAAATCAAGATGGGCGAGGAACTGTAAATACACTTGGTAATGTTTCTGGACATCCTGGAATGGAAAGTCATCAGCCTGGAGCAATGGGTTCAGTAAGAACTGATAGCGTAAGAAGTTTTGACAAGACCGTAAATGTAAATAAGGATGAGAACAGAATAATTTCTGATATCTTGTCATCAGAGTTTAATCCGTGGGATGATTCGTACTCGACTGCTAACAATTTTGTTAGGATGCTTAGAGAATCTGAAAATAATGATGTGCCTTTCACCGTGCCTTCATGGAAATCTGGAACCAGCAGCAAGGAGTCTAGATTTTCATTTGCTAGACAGGATAACCAAGGAAACTTCTTAGATTCATCTTTCAGAAACTGTGGTCATCAGCAGAATTTCAGTTTGCTATCCCAGAATTCTCATGGACATGTGTGTCAGAATGGCCTTGCATCCCATTCCCTAGAGAATGATTTTTCAAATAGCAACCCTCTTGCTCTGTCGGATATGGCTACTACTG GCACATCAAGGTCTAAAGTATCTGCACCTCCTGGATTTTCAGTGCCAGCAAGAGTCCCCCCTCCTGGATTTTCTTCTGGATTTCCATCCCAGGATGGTTTGAATCCCCCTCCTGGGTTTTCTTCTGGAATTTCATCTCAGGATGGCTCTATTCCCCCTCCTAGATTCCCTTCTGCATTTTCTTCTGGAATTTCATCTCGGGAAGGGTCTAATCCCCTACCTAGATTCCCTTCTGCATTTTCTTCTGGATTTTCATCTCAGCATGGGCCTAATCCCCCTTCTAGATTCCCTCCTACATTTTCTTCTGGATTTTCATCACAGGATGGGTCTAATCAGGTGTTTGGCTCAACATACTTAG AAACTCGTTTCCGAGATAATCTTTTGGGTGGCAACACTAATCATTATCAACCTCAGTTAGCCAGACACACAAGTGACATAGAATTTATTGATCCTGCTATATTGGCTGTGGGCAAAGGGCGGATGCCTGGAATTGGTGATTCTGggctggagatgaaaaatacGCCTGGTTTTCCAGCACAGTTGCAAACATCAAACAGTGATCCAAGGATTCAGTTACTCATGCAACAGAATGTGCAGTCTCATCAAAACATGAGATTCACAGAACATAGTGAAGATGCATTTAACCTTATGAATGATAATTATCTGGCATCCCGACTGCTACCACAGAACCATGGCTCTCTATCCCCTTATGCACAGATGCCACCCCAACAAACTAGGAACTCACAGCATACAAATGGTCACTGGGATGGCTGGAGTGATTTGAGACAGGGGAACAACACTCCCATGTCAGACATGTCGAGGATGCTGTATCCAACTGAAGCGAACAACTTGCACATGCTGGGTTCAAATGATGTTTATAACAGAGCCTTTGGAATGTGA
- the LOC133905430 gene encoding kinesin-like protein KIN-5A translates to METSTPRRGDAASASSSSPYVSMSPSPSHTPRSSSSSSAAKPKPPRNHMHRGPLLLNNSQDSNKPDKGVNIQVLLRCRPLSEEERRLNTPVVITCNDQRREVSVAQNIANKQIDRTFVFDKVLGPKSRQQDVFNHAVVPLVNEVLDGYNCTIFAYGQTGTGKTYTMEGGGGGKAQNGELPSDAGVIPRAVKRIFDILEAQSAEYSMKVSFLELYNEELTDLLAPEESKSSDDKSKKPMALMEDGKGGVFVRGLEEEVVSSAGEIYKILERGSAKRKTAETLLNKQSSRSHSIFSITIHIKECTPEGEEMIKCGKLNLVDLAGSENISRSGARDGRAREAGEINKSLLTLGRVINTLVEHSGHIPYRDSKLTRLLRDSLGGKTKTCIIATIAPSVHCLEETLSTLDYAHRAKHIKNKPEVNQKMMKSALIKDLYLEMDRLKQELYAAREKNGVYIPREQYLADEAEKKALSEKLDRLELVLESKDTQLDELQGLYESQKASSADLSDKLQKLQKKMHETESTLVDLEERYMLANDTIKEKQYLIENLLKSEKVLVGEAQALRSELENTAGDLSGLFSKLERKDKIEDANKSIVQQFHSQLTQDMSLLHRTVSTSVSQQESQLKSLEEEMESFVSSKGKVAGGLQEHVRELKESFNSRIAELHGYANELKVKSQLSFEKLNSQAITHTSGLEDCLKGLLVDADQLLIELQNGLSQQEVNFATFVEHQHEGLSRNLERTKSVSATTMTFFRTIDAHALELTKILEESQMAHQKQLFQLQRKFEVFAADEEKYLMEKVAGLLAESNARKKNMVRDDICSLDKTAFEHSNNLQAETSKLHDFSSSMREQWESYMERSEEAFCQNVSSIEQKRCFLAENLQQCKTRAESCSEQWISAQNSVLALGRSNAEAMASVISDGNEASNQLHTRFSSAVTAGFEDNDVSCKSLLCSMEDSLKLDHGNYKNVNSMIIASRAELQHLQRGHHEKITEISGNADRSLGDDYKVDEATCSTPRRREINIPSRQSIGELVTRVEDVVKSFWDSTTPTKLVGNGNGKQHLAASTLETQSQRAPLATIN, encoded by the exons aTGGAGACCTCCACCCCTCGTCGTGGCGATGCTGCCtccgcatcctcctcctccccgtaCGTGTCCAtgtccccctccccctcccacacgccccgctcctcctcctcctcctccgctgccaAGCCCAAGCCCCCCCGGAACCATATGCATCGGGGGCCACTTCTCCTCAACAACAGCCAAGACTCCAACAAGCCAGACAAGGGCGTCAACATCCAGGTTCTCCTCAGATGCAG GCCATTGAGTGAGGAGGAACGGCGCCTCAACACTCCTGTTGTCATCACTTGCAATGACCAGAGGAGAGAGGTTTCTGTTGCGCAGAACATCGCAAACAAGCAGATTGACCGAACTTTTGTATTTGACAAG GTGTTGGGACCAAAGTCTCGACAACAGGATGTGTTCAACCACGCTGTTGTGCCACTTGTCAATGAGGTCTTGGATGGTTACAACTGCACAATATTTGCATATGGCCAAACTGGAACTGGAAAAACATACACcatggaaggaggaggagggggcaaaGCCCAG AATGGTGAGCTGCCATCTGATGCTGGTGTCATTCCAAGGGCTGTTAAGCGCATATTTGATATCCTCGAGGCACAAAGTGCAGAATACAGCATGAAGGTTTCATTTCTTGAATTGTATAACGAGGAGCTCACTGATCTTTTAGCTCCGGAGGAGTCTAAATCCTCTGatgacaagtccaagaagccGATGGCGCTCATGGAGGATGGGAAGGGAGGAGTTTTTGTTAGGGGACTGGAGGAAGAAGTAGTTTCTTCAGCTGGTGAGATCTACAAGATACTAGAGAGAGGCTCTGCAAAGAGAAAAACGGCTGAAACTCTCCTCAACAAGCAAAGCAGTCGTTCacactctattttctcaatcaCCATCCATATTAAGGAATGCACACCGGAGGGTGAGGAAATGATCAAGTGTGGAAAGCTTAATCTCGTTGATCTTGCTGGATCTGAAAACATATCTAGGTCCGGTGCTAGAGAT GGGCGAGCTCGCGAGGCAGGAGAAATCAACAAGAGCCTGCTTACACTTGGGCGTGTCATCAATACTCTTGTTGAGCACTCTGGGCACATACCATACAG GGATAGCAAGTTGACAAGATTGTTAAGAGATTCCTTGGGAGGGAAGACAAAGACTTGCATCATAGCAACCATTGCACCTTCAGTACATTGCCTTGAGGAGACATTAAGCACTCTGGATTACGCACATCGTGCAAAACACATAAAGAATAAGCCAGAG GTCAATCAGAAGATGATGAAATCTGCACTCATCAAAGATTTGTACCTCGAAATGGATCGTCTCAAGCAAG AACTATATGCTGCAAGGGAGAAGAATGGTGTTTATATTCCACGGGAACAATACTTAGCAGATGAAGCTGAAAAGAAG GCTCTGTCAGAGAAACTGGATCGTTTGGAGCTTGTTTTGGAATCAAAAGATACG CAATTAGATGAGCTCCAAGGGCTGTATGAATCTCAGAAAGCTTCAAGTGCAGATCTAAGTGATAAACTTCAGAAACTACAG AAAAAGATGCATGAAACTGAGTCCACCCTAGTGGATCTTGAAGAGAGATACATGCTGGCAAATGATACAATTAAGGAGAAGCAATATTTGATAGAAAATCTTCTTAAATCAG AAAAAGTTCTTGTTGGTGAAGCACAAGCACTCCGATCTGAGCTGGAGAATACAGCAGGCGATCTATCTGGGCTATTTTCAAAATTAG AAAGGAAGGACAAGATTGAAGATGCAAATAAAAGTATAGTTCAACAATTCCATTCTCAGCTAACTCAAGACATGAGTCTCTTGCATAGAACAGTTTCAACCTCGGTCTCACAACAGGAGAGCCAACTAAAATCACTTGAAGAAGAGATGGAATCTTTTGTCTCCTCTAAGGGCAAG GTTGCCGGAGGACTTCAAGAGCATGTAAGAGAGCTGAAAGAGAGCTTCAACTCTAGGATAGCAGAATTGCATGGTTATGCAAATGAACTCAAGGTCAAATCTCAGTTGAGCTTTGAAAAGCTTAATTcacaagctatcacacacacaTCTGGTCTTGAGGAT TGCTTGAAGGGCTTGTTGGTTGATGCTGACCAATTACTTATTGAATTACAAAATGGGCTTTCTCAGCAAGAAGTGAACTTTGCTACATTTGTTGAGCACCAGCATGAG GGACTCTCTAGAAATTTAGAGAGAACAAAGTCCGTTTCTGCAACTACAATGACCTTCTTCCGAACTATAGATGCTCATGCATTGGAGCTCACAAAGATTTTGGAAGAATCACAGATGGCACATCAAAAGCAACTCTTCCAGCTTCAGAGAAAGTTTGAG GTCTTTGCAGCTGATGAAGAGAAGTATTTAATGGAGAAGGTAGCCGGGTTACTGGCAGAATCAAAtgctagaaagaaaaatatg GTTCGAGATGATATATGCAGCCTTGATAAGACTGCTTTTGAGcattccaacaatttacaagCTGAAACCAGCAAGCTTCATGATTTCTCATCTTCTATGAGAGAGCAATGGGAATCctacatggagagaagtgaagAGGCATTCTGCCAAAACGTCTCATCTATTGAACAGAAGAGATGCTTCTTGGCAGAGAATCTTCAACAATG CAAGACAAGGGCAGAATCGTGCTCAGAACAATGGATTTCTGCTCAGAATTCAGTATTGGCGCTTGGAAGAAGCAATGCAGAAGCCATGGCTTCAGTCATAAG TGACGGAAACGAGGCGAGCAATCAACTTCATACAAGATTTTCATCTGCTGTCACTGCTGGATTTGAAGATAATGATGTTTCATGCAAATCTCTTCTTTGTTCTATGGAAG ATTCATTGAAGTTGGACCATGGCAATTACAAGAATGTGAATTCTATGATCATCGCATCAAGAGCGGAACTCCAACACTTGCAACGTGGGCACCATGAGAAGATTACAGAAATCTCAGGGAATGCCGACAGATCTCTGGGAGATGATTATAAGGTGGATGAAGCGACTTGTTCAACACCGAGAAGGCGTGAGATTAATATTCCCAGTAGGCAGTCAATCGGGGAGTTGGTAACTCGTGTTGAAGATGTTGTGAAGTCATTCTGGGACAGCACAACACCGACGAAACTTGTTGGAAATGGAAATGGGAAGCAGCACCTAGCAGCTTCGACTCTGGAAACCCAGTCCCAGAGAGCTCCTCTGGCTACAATTAATTAA
- the LOC133905499 gene encoding WUSCHEL-related homeobox 3A-like has protein sequence MPQTPSTRWCPTPEQLMILEEMYRSGVRTPNAAEIQQITAHLAYYGRIEGKNVFYWFQNHKARERQRLRRRLCARHQQQYAQQAPPPLSPNNNNALPSAAGGSSAGVHPAVMQLHHHPHAATTLMPHLGYLGQPAATLPVVHPAAGGGGGKMTAGGAYGAALYSNNNNQEEWTMEHCNANCSAAASGSSDEGGAGLQLPPCCRRPLKTLELFPTKSTGLKDECSSSKSSSCSTSTN, from the exons ATGCCGCAGACGCCGTCGACCCGTTGGTGCCCGACGCCGGAGCAGCTCATGATCCTGGAGGAGATGTACCGGAGCGGCGTGCGGACGCCCAACGCCGCGGAGATCCAGCAGATCACGGCGCACCTCGCCTACTACGGCCGCATCGAGGGCAAGAACGTCTTCTACTGGTTCCAGAACCACAAGGCCCGCGAGCGCCAGCGActccgccgacgcctctgcgcCCGACACCAGCAGCAGTACGCGCAGCAGGCTCCCCCTCCTCTTAGTCCTAACAACAACAACGCCCTTCCTTCTGCTGCCGGCGGCAGTAGCGCCGGTGTGCATCCGGCGGTGATGCAGCTGCACCACCACCCACACGCGGCTACCACCTTAATGCCCCACCTG GGCTACTTGGGGCAGCCGGCGGCGACTCTTCCGGTGGTTCAtccagcagcaggaggaggtggaggcaagATGACTGCAGGTGGTGCCTATGGAGCTGCATTATACAGTAACAACAACAATCAGGAGGAGTGGACGATGGAGCACTGCAATGCCAACTGCAGTGCTGCAGCATCAGGCAGCTCTGACGAGGGCGGTGCAGGTCTCCAGCTGCCGCCATGCTGCCGCCGGCCTCTGAAAACCTTGGAGCTCTTCCCCACGAAGAGCACTGGCCTCAAGGACGAGTGCAGTAGCTCCAAGTCCTCCTCTTGCTCCACATCCACCAACTGA